A single region of the Stigmatopora argus isolate UIUO_Sarg chromosome 6, RoL_Sarg_1.0, whole genome shotgun sequence genome encodes:
- the LOC144076005 gene encoding retinol dehydrogenase 10-A-like: MIILVDLLLMLIDLTYAILAAVVQTIIRPRLKSIDGELCLITGAGGALGRLFALEFAKEGAELVLWDCNGPANERTAQLARELGVKVHAYTVDLSRRESIYEAAGRVRTEVGDVSMLVNNAGVVAGRRLLECPDELLERTLLVNCHALFWMTKAFLPQMKAKNHGHIITVASALGLFSTACVEDYCASKFGAVGFHESLTHELLAEELNGIKTTLVCPYIVDTGMFAGCEIRKELRGLIPPLEPLYTVQQSMTAILAEQQMICIPRLMYIPFVTRALLPWDANVATYRFMGGDKCMLPFIKNVEQRTSNGHVKSY; the protein is encoded by the exons ATGATCATCCTCGTGGATCTGCTTCTGATGCTCATCGACCTGACCTATGCCATCCTAGCCGCCGTTGTGCAGACTATTATCCGGCCGAGGCTCAAGAGCATCGACGGGGAGTTGTGCCTTATCACCGGGGCCGGGGGCGCCCTGGGCCGCCTCTTCGCTCTGGAGTTCGCCAAGGAGGGCGCCGAGTTGGTGCTGTGGGACTGCAACGGGCCGGCCAACGAGCGCACCGCCCAGCTGGCCCGGGAGCTCGGCGTCAAGGTGCACGCCTACACGGTCGACCTGTCCCGGCGGGAGAGCATCTACGAGGCGGCGGGGCGGGTGAGGACGGAGGTCGGAGATGTCTCCATGCTGGTCAACAACGCGGGCGTGGTGGCCGGGAGGAGGCTGCTGGAGTGTCCCGATGAGCTTTTGGAGCGCACTCTGCTCGTCAACTGCCATGCTTTGTTCTGG ATGACCAAGGCCTTCCTGCCGCAGATGAAGGCAAAGAATCACGGTCACATCATAACTGTTGCCAGTGCCCTTGGCCTCTTTAGCACCGCATGTGTGGAG GATTACTGTGCCAGTAAATTTGGAGCCGTCGGCTTCCACGAATCGCTGACCCATGAGTTGTTAGCAGAAGAACTGAATGGAATAAAAACCACTCTAGTTTGCCCTTACATTGTGGACACGGGAATGTTTGCAGGCTGCGAGATAAG gAAGGAGCTTCGCGGTCTCATCCCACCATTGGAGCCTCTGTACACCGTTCAGCAGTCCATGACAGCCATTTTAGCAGAACAGCAAATGATCTGCATCCCTCGACTTATGTACATCCCATTTGTGACTCGAGC TTTACTACCCTGGGACGCAAATGTTGCCACGTACCGCTTCATGGGAGGAGACAAATGCATGCTACCTTTTATCAAGAATGTTGAACAGAGGACATCTAACGGCCATGTTAAATCTTACTGA